Proteins from a single region of Chromobacterium sp. ATCC 53434:
- a CDS encoding acetyl-CoA C-acyltransferase: MQDIVIVGMARTAMGGFQGALSGLTASQLGAAAIRGAVERAGVAAGDIDEVIMGCVLPAGQGQAPARQAAIGGGLPLATPCTTINKMCGSGMKALMMAHDQLLAGNGGVVVAGGMESMSNAPYLMPKARGGLRLGHGEIKDHMFLDGLEDAYQKGTLMGVFAEQCAEKYGFSRQDQDEFAIASLTRAQQAIHGGRFKDEITAVTVPGRGGDTVVDIDEQPLKANLDKIPTLKPAFKKDGTVTPANSSSISDGGAALVLMTAAEAARRGLTPIARIVGHSSHAHEPGWFTTAPVGAMQKLLAKTGWKTEDVDLFEINEAFAVVTMAAMHDLKLPHDKVNVHGGACALGHPIGASGARIVISLLSALKQRGGKRGVASLCIGGGEATALAVELV; this comes from the coding sequence ATGCAAGATATCGTGATTGTGGGCATGGCGCGCACCGCCATGGGCGGTTTCCAGGGCGCGCTGTCCGGTCTGACCGCCAGCCAGCTGGGCGCGGCGGCCATCCGCGGCGCAGTGGAACGCGCAGGCGTCGCCGCCGGCGACATCGACGAGGTGATCATGGGCTGCGTGCTGCCTGCCGGCCAGGGCCAGGCGCCGGCGCGCCAGGCGGCGATCGGCGGCGGCCTGCCGCTGGCCACGCCGTGCACCACCATCAACAAGATGTGCGGCTCCGGCATGAAGGCGCTGATGATGGCCCACGACCAGCTGTTGGCCGGCAACGGCGGCGTGGTGGTGGCCGGCGGCATGGAGAGCATGAGCAACGCGCCGTATCTGATGCCGAAGGCGCGCGGCGGCCTGCGCCTGGGCCATGGCGAGATCAAGGACCACATGTTCCTGGACGGCCTGGAGGACGCCTACCAGAAGGGCACGCTGATGGGCGTGTTCGCCGAGCAGTGCGCCGAGAAATACGGCTTCAGCCGCCAGGACCAGGACGAGTTCGCCATCGCCTCGCTGACCCGCGCCCAGCAGGCCATCCATGGCGGCCGCTTCAAGGACGAGATCACCGCGGTGACGGTGCCGGGCCGCGGCGGCGACACCGTGGTCGACATCGACGAGCAGCCGCTGAAGGCCAATCTGGACAAGATTCCGACTTTGAAGCCGGCGTTCAAGAAGGACGGCACCGTCACGCCGGCCAACTCCAGCTCGATCTCCGACGGCGGCGCCGCGCTGGTGCTGATGACGGCGGCCGAGGCGGCCCGCCGCGGCCTGACGCCTATCGCCCGCATCGTCGGCCACAGCAGCCACGCCCATGAGCCGGGCTGGTTCACCACCGCGCCGGTCGGCGCGATGCAGAAGCTGCTGGCCAAGACCGGCTGGAAGACCGAGGACGTCGATCTGTTCGAGATCAACGAGGCTTTCGCCGTGGTGACGATGGCGGCGATGCACGATTTGAAGCTGCCGCACGACAAGGTGAACGTCCATGGCGGCGCCTGCGCGCTGGGCCACCCGATAGGCGCGTCGGGCGCCCGCATCGTGATCTCGCTGCTGTCGGCGCTGAAGCAGCGCGGCGGCAAGCGCGGCGTGGCCAGCCTGTGCATAGGCGGCGGCGAAGCCACCGCGCTGGCGGTCGAGCTGGTCTAA
- a CDS encoding MerR family DNA-binding transcriptional regulator has translation MGEQVFNITELAQEFDITTRAIRFYEDQGLLEPERAGQRRIYSRRDRVRLMLILRGKRIGLSLQEIRELFALYDATHDDAPQLQEFIRILARKELQLLAQMEDIKVVLTEIGQLRGQCEKSLDRRANGHNQAKEL, from the coding sequence ATGGGCGAGCAGGTTTTCAATATCACCGAACTCGCGCAGGAGTTCGACATCACCACCCGGGCGATCCGCTTCTATGAAGACCAGGGATTGCTGGAACCGGAGCGGGCCGGGCAGCGGCGCATCTACAGCCGGCGCGACCGCGTGCGGCTGATGCTGATCCTGCGCGGCAAGCGCATCGGCCTGTCCTTGCAGGAGATACGCGAGCTGTTCGCGCTGTACGACGCGACGCACGACGACGCGCCGCAGTTGCAGGAATTCATCCGCATCCTGGCGCGCAAGGAGCTGCAACTCCTGGCGCAGATGGAGGACATCAAGGTGGTGCTGACCGAAATCGGCCAGTTGCGCGGCCAGTGCGAGAAATCGCTGGATCGGCGCGCCAACGGCCACAACCAAGCAAAGGAGCTGTGA
- a CDS encoding 3-hydroxybutyryl-CoA dehydrogenase, whose amino-acid sequence MSQKIGVVGAGTMGNGIAQVFAMKGFEVVLADVSDAALVKGMANIQTSLQRMAKKELIAEGNIDGIVAHIRTTTALSDLAGCDVVIEAATENAEIKEKIFRELDAAVGEQCVLTSNTSSISLTRIASWVSHPERVVGMHFMNPVPVMQLVEIIRALQTGDEAYNTVFHLSEALGKTPVTVKDSAGFVSNRVLMPMINEAAFALYENLATAEDIDTVMKLGMNHPIGPLALADLIGLDTCLSVMDILYREFRDSKYRACPLLVQLVQAGHLGRKSGNGFYSYN is encoded by the coding sequence ATGAGCCAGAAAATCGGCGTGGTCGGCGCGGGCACGATGGGCAACGGCATCGCCCAGGTATTCGCGATGAAGGGCTTCGAGGTGGTGCTGGCCGACGTCAGCGACGCGGCGCTGGTGAAGGGCATGGCCAATATCCAGACCAGCCTGCAGCGGATGGCCAAGAAGGAGCTGATCGCCGAGGGCAATATCGACGGCATCGTCGCCCATATCCGCACGACGACCGCGCTGTCCGACCTGGCCGGCTGCGACGTGGTGATAGAGGCGGCGACCGAAAACGCCGAGATCAAGGAAAAGATCTTCCGCGAGCTGGACGCCGCCGTCGGCGAGCAATGCGTGCTGACCTCCAACACCTCGTCCATTTCTCTCACCCGCATCGCCAGCTGGGTCAGCCATCCTGAGCGCGTCGTCGGCATGCACTTCATGAACCCGGTGCCGGTGATGCAGCTGGTGGAGATCATTCGCGCGCTGCAGACCGGCGACGAGGCCTACAACACCGTGTTCCACCTGTCCGAGGCGCTGGGCAAGACGCCGGTGACGGTGAAGGACAGCGCCGGCTTCGTCTCCAACCGCGTGCTGATGCCGATGATCAACGAGGCCGCCTTCGCGCTGTACGAGAACCTCGCCACGGCAGAAGACATCGACACCGTGATGAAGCTGGGCATGAACCACCCTATCGGTCCGCTGGCGCTGGCCGACCTGATCGGCCTGGACACCTGCCTGTCCGTCATGGACATCCTGTACCGCGAATTCCGCGACAGCAAATATCGCGCCTGCCCGCTGCTGGTCCAGCTGGTGCAGGCCGGCCATCTGGGCCGCAAGAGCGGCAACGGTTTCTACAGCTACAACTGA
- a CDS encoding CoA-acylating methylmalonate-semialdehyde dehydrogenase has product MSQAVSKIKLLIGGEFVESKTTEWRDIVNPATGEVLARVPLATADEVDAAVAAAKEAFKTWKKTPIGARARVFLKYQQLIRENMKELAAILTAEQGKTLADAEGDIFRGLEVVEHAANIGTLQMGEYAENVAGGVDTYTVQQPLGVCAGITPFNFPAMIPLWMFPMAIATGNTFVLKPSEQDPMVTMRLVELALQAGLPKGVLNVVHGAADVVNAICDHADIKAVSFVGSTRVGTHVYQRATLSGKRAQCMMGAKNHAIVLADANKEQALNQLTGAAFGAAGQRCMALSVAVLVGEAQQWIPDLVAKARGLTVGAGHNNPDLGPLISCAARERVESLIASGVEQGAKLELDGRGVKVPGHEAGHFVGPTIFSGVQPSMAIYQQEVFGPVLCLMAADTLDEAIAIINANPNGNGTAVFTQSGAAARKFQEEIDVGQVGINVPIPVPVPLFSFTGSRASKLGDLGPYGKQVVAFYTQTKTVTSRWFDDEASSGKVHTTISLR; this is encoded by the coding sequence ATGAGCCAGGCGGTAAGCAAGATCAAGCTGTTGATAGGCGGCGAATTCGTCGAGTCCAAGACCACGGAATGGCGCGACATCGTCAATCCGGCCACCGGCGAGGTGCTGGCGCGCGTGCCGCTGGCCACCGCCGACGAGGTCGACGCCGCCGTCGCCGCCGCCAAGGAGGCGTTCAAGACCTGGAAGAAGACGCCGATCGGCGCCCGCGCCCGCGTCTTCCTGAAATACCAGCAACTGATCCGCGAGAACATGAAGGAGCTGGCCGCCATCCTGACCGCCGAGCAGGGCAAGACCCTGGCCGACGCCGAGGGCGACATCTTCCGCGGCCTGGAAGTGGTCGAGCACGCCGCCAATATCGGCACGCTGCAGATGGGCGAATACGCCGAGAACGTCGCCGGCGGCGTCGACACCTACACCGTGCAGCAGCCGCTGGGCGTGTGCGCCGGCATCACCCCGTTCAATTTCCCGGCGATGATCCCGCTGTGGATGTTCCCGATGGCCATCGCCACCGGCAACACCTTCGTGCTGAAACCGTCCGAGCAGGACCCGATGGTGACGATGCGCCTGGTGGAGCTGGCGCTGCAGGCCGGCCTGCCGAAAGGCGTGCTCAACGTGGTGCACGGCGCCGCCGACGTGGTCAACGCCATCTGCGACCACGCCGACATCAAGGCGGTGTCCTTCGTCGGCTCCACCCGCGTCGGCACCCACGTCTACCAGCGCGCCACCCTCAGCGGCAAGCGCGCCCAGTGCATGATGGGCGCGAAGAACCACGCCATCGTGCTGGCCGACGCCAACAAGGAACAGGCGCTGAACCAGCTGACCGGCGCGGCCTTCGGCGCCGCCGGCCAGCGCTGCATGGCGCTGTCGGTCGCCGTGCTGGTCGGCGAGGCGCAACAATGGATTCCGGACCTGGTGGCCAAGGCCCGCGGCCTGACCGTCGGCGCCGGCCACAACAATCCGGACCTTGGTCCGCTGATCTCCTGCGCCGCGCGCGAGCGGGTCGAGAGCCTGATCGCCTCCGGCGTCGAGCAAGGCGCGAAGCTGGAGCTGGACGGTCGCGGCGTCAAGGTGCCGGGCCACGAGGCCGGCCACTTCGTCGGCCCGACGATCTTCTCCGGCGTCCAGCCGTCGATGGCGATCTACCAGCAGGAAGTGTTCGGCCCGGTGCTGTGCCTGATGGCCGCCGACACGCTGGACGAAGCCATCGCCATCATCAATGCCAATCCGAACGGCAACGGCACCGCGGTGTTCACGCAAAGCGGCGCGGCGGCGCGCAAGTTCCAGGAGGAGATCGACGTCGGCCAGGTCGGCATCAACGTGCCCATCCCGGTGCCGGTGCCGCTGTTCAGCTTCACCGGCAGCCGCGCGTCCAAGCTCGGCGACCTGGGCCCGTACGGCAAGCAGGTGGTGGCCTTCTACACGCAGACCAAGACCGTCACCAGCCGCTGGTTCGACGACGAGGCCAGCAGCGGCAAGGTGCACACCACGATCTCGCTGCGCTGA
- a CDS encoding acyl-CoA dehydrogenase family protein codes for MNFELTEDQIAFQQSARDFAEHALAPHAAEWDAESVFPLDVIRNSGDMGFLGLYTPEAYGGLGLSRLDSAIVFEELAAGCTSTAAYLTIHNMVSWMIASFGSRELAEQWVPKMVSGEVLGSYCLTEPGAGSDAASLKTRADKKGEVYVLNGGKMFISGAGSTEVLVVMARTGGPGPKGISAFVVPADAAGVSYGKKEKKMGWNSQPTRAITFDNVEIPLANRLGDEGQGFAFAMKGLDGGRINIATCAVGTAQAALNAAQRYVQERQQFGQPLAELQTVQFRLADMLTELVAARQMVRLAAWKLDQGSPDASAYCAMAKRLATDLSFNIANNALQLFGGYGYLQDFPLERHVRDLRVHQILEGTNEVMRMIVARKMLQDGALETLR; via the coding sequence ATGAATTTCGAACTGACCGAAGACCAGATCGCCTTCCAGCAGAGCGCGCGCGATTTCGCCGAGCACGCGCTGGCGCCGCATGCCGCCGAATGGGACGCCGAATCCGTCTTCCCGCTGGACGTGATCCGCAACAGCGGCGACATGGGCTTCCTCGGCCTGTACACGCCGGAAGCCTACGGCGGCCTGGGCCTGTCGCGGCTGGACTCCGCCATCGTCTTTGAGGAACTGGCCGCCGGCTGCACCTCCACCGCCGCCTACCTGACGATACACAATATGGTCAGCTGGATGATAGCCAGCTTCGGCAGCCGGGAACTGGCCGAGCAGTGGGTGCCCAAGATGGTCAGCGGCGAAGTGCTGGGCAGCTACTGTCTGACCGAGCCGGGCGCCGGCTCCGACGCCGCCTCGCTGAAGACCCGCGCCGACAAGAAGGGCGAGGTCTACGTGCTCAACGGCGGCAAGATGTTCATCTCCGGCGCCGGCAGCACCGAGGTGCTGGTGGTGATGGCCCGCACCGGCGGCCCCGGCCCGAAAGGCATTTCCGCCTTCGTCGTGCCGGCCGACGCCGCCGGCGTCAGCTACGGCAAGAAGGAGAAGAAGATGGGCTGGAACAGCCAGCCCACCCGCGCGATCACCTTCGACAACGTCGAGATTCCGCTGGCCAACCGCCTCGGCGACGAAGGCCAGGGCTTCGCCTTCGCGATGAAGGGCCTGGACGGCGGCCGCATCAATATCGCCACCTGCGCCGTCGGCACCGCCCAGGCGGCGCTGAACGCCGCGCAGCGCTATGTGCAGGAACGCCAGCAGTTCGGCCAGCCGCTGGCCGAGCTGCAGACCGTGCAGTTCCGCCTGGCCGACATGCTGACCGAGCTGGTCGCCGCGCGCCAGATGGTGCGCCTGGCCGCCTGGAAGCTGGACCAGGGCAGCCCCGACGCCTCCGCCTATTGCGCGATGGCAAAGCGCCTGGCCACCGATCTGAGCTTCAATATCGCCAACAACGCGCTGCAGCTGTTCGGCGGCTACGGCTATCTGCAGGACTTCCCGCTGGAGCGCCATGTGCGCGACCTGCGCGTGCACCAGATACTGGAAGGCACCAACGAGGTGATGCGGATGATCGTGGCGCGCAAGATGCTGCAAGACGGCGCGCTGGAAACGCTGCGCTGA
- a CDS encoding enoyl-CoA hydratase, which translates to MNSYAHLNVEKRGHTAVVTIDNPPANTWNRASLSALRQLVADLNADRDIYALVITGQGGKFFSAGADLNMFADGDKKVATEMSMLFGEAFEALSGFRGVSIAAINGYAMGGGLECALACDIRIAEEQAQMALPEAGVGLLPCAGGTQNLPWLVGEGWAKRMILCGERVNAATAERIGLVEQVVAAGQALDAALKLAEGAAKQSPSSVGVCKQLVQAARLQPPAWNLIKEREAFIKLFDTRDQAEGTRAFLEKRAPNWKNA; encoded by the coding sequence ATGAACAGCTACGCCCACCTGAACGTGGAAAAACGCGGCCACACCGCCGTGGTGACGATAGACAACCCGCCGGCCAACACCTGGAACCGCGCCAGCCTGTCCGCGCTGAGACAGCTGGTGGCCGACCTCAACGCCGACCGCGACATCTACGCGCTGGTGATCACCGGCCAGGGCGGCAAGTTCTTCTCCGCCGGCGCCGACCTGAACATGTTCGCCGACGGCGACAAGAAGGTGGCCACCGAGATGAGCATGCTGTTCGGCGAAGCCTTCGAGGCGCTGTCCGGCTTTCGCGGCGTCAGCATCGCCGCCATCAACGGCTACGCGATGGGCGGCGGCCTGGAATGCGCGCTGGCCTGCGACATCCGCATCGCCGAGGAACAGGCGCAGATGGCGCTGCCGGAGGCCGGCGTCGGCCTCTTGCCGTGCGCCGGCGGCACGCAGAACCTGCCGTGGCTGGTCGGCGAAGGCTGGGCCAAGCGGATGATACTGTGCGGCGAGCGCGTCAACGCCGCCACCGCCGAACGCATCGGCCTGGTCGAGCAGGTGGTGGCCGCCGGCCAGGCGCTGGACGCCGCGCTGAAGCTGGCCGAGGGCGCGGCCAAGCAGTCGCCGTCGTCGGTCGGCGTGTGCAAGCAGCTGGTCCAGGCCGCCCGCCTGCAGCCGCCGGCCTGGAATCTGATCAAGGAACGCGAGGCCTTCATCAAGCTGTTCGACACCCGGGACCAGGCCGAAGGCACCCGCGCCTTCCTGGAAAAGCGCGCGCCGAACTGGAAGAACGCCTGA